In the genome of Polaribacter atrinae, one region contains:
- a CDS encoding SusC/RagA family TonB-linked outer membrane protein, giving the protein MKTKFNGFLTLLLALIVQISFAQDKTVSGTVTENSGPLPGVSISVKGTNKGTETDFDGKYSILAKSGDVLVFRYLGFTPVEKKIGGSNILNVNLSVDEDNVLDEVVVVGYGTTTKQAFTGSAKVVSSANLEAKSVSNISQSLAGEIAGVTVINGSGQPGSTATVRIRGFGTINGNSEPLYVVDGVPFTNSISNLNPADIESTTILKDATATSIYGSRGANGVILITTKKGRNGQSNITVDVKTGVNMRLLPTYDVITNQEEYIGLGWTAMRNTAEANGESDPVAFANANLFNTAEDGIDPYYNMWNVANAGELIDPLTGKVNAGVTRKYTPENWSDYGFETSFRTEANLSMSGGDDKTTYFSSFGYLEDGGYIVNSEYKRYTTRLNVTHKPTEWLEANANIDYAYGVQKTNGQSEDSGSIFWFTDNIPSIYPLFLRDATGAIVEDPYFGGNQYDYGLNGRGFGVGTNAIADAHLNLDQNKRHSVNGNFSFKVNFNENLSFTTKYGANYYSFIEDNINNPFYGSAAGQNGSLFKQQRQALTQNLLQIVNYNKSFGEHNIAALVAHETNDWQRDRTYISKNTVVNLQNGLDSPNNYVNIGSNPSGYTEQTALESYFAQVNYDYQGKYFLSGTARRDGSSRFANNKWGTFWAAGASWIMSKESFMEDVDFVNYLKLKTSYGLQGDLAGASVYSGQNGYNIENLNSQVSLVLRAQENPELTWESSTMFQVGTEFRLFDNIIDASLEYYVKNTHDLIFDVRVSPSLGDAINTINDGEIVNKGFEFDVTGHIVNKENFKLDLSVNGEILDNEITEMPFDFPEGRNKIIDISGAYGRAEGHSRYDYYMPVWAGVDSANGDALWEVNYVDANANNTFDSGEEVRDLFEYKIKNPTTEISQGTTNDYTKSTNKFVGKSVIPAVRGAFRLTAKIHNFDISSQFAYSIGGYGYDGNYASVLGNSKVGGNNYHIDARNSWKNPGDITNVPRLYNNINVNANSLSTRFLTKSDYLSLNNVRIGYNLPSKYLGKTGLSNVDFWVSGDNLFLLSERKGFNSSASLTSSSARYTYAPLSTFTVGVRVKI; this is encoded by the coding sequence ATGAAGACAAAGTTTAATGGATTTTTAACGCTACTCTTAGCGTTAATCGTGCAAATTTCATTTGCACAAGACAAAACTGTTTCTGGTACAGTTACAGAAAATTCGGGACCTTTACCTGGTGTTAGTATATCAGTAAAAGGAACCAACAAAGGTACAGAGACTGATTTTGATGGAAAGTACTCTATCCTAGCAAAAAGCGGAGATGTTTTAGTTTTTAGATACTTAGGTTTTACACCAGTAGAAAAAAAAATAGGAGGTTCTAATATTTTAAACGTAAACCTATCCGTTGATGAAGACAACGTATTAGATGAAGTAGTGGTAGTAGGTTATGGAACTACAACTAAACAAGCGTTTACAGGTTCAGCTAAAGTTGTTAGTTCAGCTAATTTAGAAGCTAAATCTGTTTCAAACATCTCACAATCTTTAGCGGGTGAAATAGCTGGTGTAACAGTAATCAATGGTTCTGGTCAACCAGGTAGTACTGCCACAGTAAGAATTAGAGGTTTTGGAACTATTAACGGTAATAGTGAACCTTTATATGTTGTAGATGGAGTACCTTTTACAAATAGCATTAGTAATCTAAATCCAGCGGATATAGAATCTACTACAATTTTAAAAGATGCAACAGCTACTTCTATCTATGGATCGAGAGGTGCAAATGGAGTAATTTTAATCACTACTAAAAAAGGTCGTAATGGACAATCAAATATAACTGTTGATGTGAAAACAGGAGTTAACATGAGACTTTTACCAACTTACGACGTTATAACCAATCAAGAAGAATATATTGGTTTAGGTTGGACTGCTATGAGAAATACGGCAGAAGCTAACGGAGAATCAGACCCTGTAGCTTTTGCTAATGCAAACTTGTTTAACACAGCAGAAGATGGAATTGACCCTTATTACAACATGTGGAATGTAGCAAATGCGGGAGAACTAATTGATCCTCTAACAGGTAAAGTTAATGCTGGTGTTACTAGAAAATATACGCCAGAAAATTGGTCTGACTATGGTTTTGAGACTTCTTTTAGAACAGAAGCCAACCTTAGTATGTCAGGAGGAGATGACAAAACTACTTACTTTTCTTCATTCGGATATTTAGAAGATGGTGGATATATTGTAAACTCTGAATACAAACGTTATACAACTAGACTTAACGTTACACACAAACCTACAGAATGGTTGGAGGCTAACGCAAATATCGATTATGCTTATGGTGTACAAAAAACAAATGGACAATCTGAAGATTCTGGTTCTATATTTTGGTTTACAGATAATATCCCTTCTATATACCCATTGTTTTTACGTGATGCAACAGGAGCAATAGTAGAAGATCCTTATTTTGGTGGAAATCAGTATGACTACGGTTTAAATGGTAGAGGATTTGGAGTTGGTACAAATGCAATTGCAGATGCTCACTTAAATCTAGATCAAAATAAACGTCATTCCGTAAATGGAAACTTCTCATTCAAAGTTAACTTTAATGAAAATTTATCTTTTACAACGAAATATGGTGCAAATTACTACAGTTTTATAGAGGATAACATTAATAATCCTTTTTATGGTTCTGCAGCTGGACAAAACGGTAGTCTATTCAAACAACAAAGACAAGCGTTAACTCAAAATTTATTACAAATTGTTAACTACAACAAAAGCTTTGGAGAACATAACATTGCTGCATTAGTTGCACATGAAACAAATGACTGGCAAAGAGACCGTACTTATATTAGTAAAAATACAGTAGTTAATTTACAGAACGGATTAGACAGTCCTAACAATTATGTAAATATAGGTTCAAATCCATCTGGATACACAGAACAAACAGCACTAGAAAGTTATTTTGCACAAGTTAACTATGACTACCAAGGTAAGTATTTCTTATCAGGAACTGCAAGACGTGACGGAAGTTCTAGATTTGCAAATAACAAATGGGGTACCTTTTGGGCTGCCGGAGCATCATGGATAATGAGTAAAGAATCTTTTATGGAAGATGTTGATTTTGTAAACTATTTAAAACTAAAAACTAGTTATGGTCTGCAAGGAGATTTAGCTGGAGCTAGTGTTTATTCAGGACAAAATGGATACAACATAGAAAACCTTAATTCACAAGTATCATTAGTACTTAGAGCACAAGAAAACCCAGAATTAACTTGGGAATCAAGTACGATGTTTCAAGTAGGTACTGAGTTTAGACTTTTTGATAATATTATTGATGCTTCATTAGAGTATTATGTGAAAAATACTCATGACTTAATTTTTGATGTTCGTGTATCTCCATCTTTAGGTGATGCTATTAATACTATAAATGATGGTGAAATTGTAAATAAAGGTTTTGAATTTGATGTTACAGGACATATCGTTAACAAAGAAAACTTTAAATTAGATTTATCTGTAAATGGAGAAATTTTAGATAATGAAATTACAGAAATGCCATTTGATTTCCCTGAAGGAAGAAATAAAATTATAGATATTTCTGGTGCTTATGGTAGAGCAGAAGGCCATAGCCGTTATGATTACTACATGCCTGTTTGGGCTGGTGTAGACTCTGCAAACGGAGATGCATTATGGGAGGTAAACTATGTAGATGCAAATGCAAATAATACTTTTGATTCTGGTGAAGAGGTAAGAGATTTATTTGAGTATAAAATAAAAAACCCAACAACAGAAATATCTCAAGGAACTACAAACGATTATACAAAATCTACTAACAAATTTGTTGGTAAATCTGTAATACCTGCAGTTAGAGGAGCTTTTAGGTTAACTGCTAAAATTCATAACTTTGATATTAGTTCTCAATTTGCTTATAGTATTGGTGGATATGGATATGACGGAAACTATGCTAGTGTTTTAGGAAATAGCAAAGTTGGAGGAAACAACTACCATATTGATGCTAGAAACAGCTGGAAAAATCCAGGAGACATCACTAATGTACCAAGATTGTATAACAATATTAATGTAAACGCAAATAGTTTATCTACTCGTTTTTTAACAAAATCTGACTATCTATCTTTAAATAATGTTAGAATAGGATATAATCTTCCTTCAAAATATTTAGGTAAAACAGGTTTATCAAATGTAGATTTCTGGGTATCTGGAGATAATTTATTTTTATTAAGCGAAAGAAAAGGTTTTAATTCTTCTGCTTCTTTAACAAGTTCTTCTGCAAGGTATACATACGCACCATTATCAACATTCACAGTAGGTGTTCGTGTAAAAATATAA
- a CDS encoding SusD/RagB family nutrient-binding outer membrane lipoprotein, whose amino-acid sequence MKKIFLIALLIGITFSSCEDFEGWNVDDKNPSEVPASYLVTSTQKDLFYRMSSPNVNYNIFKFFAQYRTETQYTDEVNYDIRGRDIGGGFSTYLYRDVLIDLQAARDILDADEFLDAGTKSAQLGVIGLMEVYTWSVLVDVYGDIPYTEALMGVNNIIPVYDNDEDIYTDLFTRLDASLTNLNAGTETFGDADIVYGGSTAKWKKFGNSLKLRMALRIADYNNAKASTIASAAVSGGLFASNDDNFAFAFETTSPNTNSIWVDLVQSGRDDFLVADTFVDLISPLNDPRASTYLADNKTPYIGAPYGVGSSYTDFTHIGDAWHQPDLEGVLLSYDEVQFLLAEAVERGLITGSAETYYNAAISASIIYWGGTQAEADTYLAQATVAYTTSGSSWKEVIGNQKYIALYGRGFEAWSSWRILDYPNTFTRPSISNEAVPRRYLYGNDDKDLNPDNYAAASSAMGGDNKSSRVFWDITGVGN is encoded by the coding sequence ATGAAAAAAATATTTTTAATAGCATTATTGATAGGGATCACATTTTCTTCATGTGAAGATTTTGAAGGATGGAATGTCGATGATAAAAACCCAAGTGAAGTACCAGCATCATATTTGGTAACTAGTACTCAAAAAGATTTATTCTATAGGATGTCTAGTCCTAATGTAAACTACAACATATTTAAGTTTTTCGCTCAATACCGGACAGAAACACAATATACAGACGAAGTAAACTACGATATTAGAGGAAGAGATATAGGTGGTGGTTTTTCAACTTACTTATATAGAGACGTTTTAATCGACTTACAAGCAGCAAGAGACATTCTTGATGCAGATGAATTTTTAGATGCAGGAACAAAATCTGCTCAATTAGGAGTAATTGGACTTATGGAAGTTTATACCTGGAGTGTTTTAGTAGACGTATATGGAGATATTCCTTACACAGAAGCTTTAATGGGAGTAAATAATATTATACCTGTATACGATAATGATGAAGACATATACACAGATTTATTCACTCGCTTAGACGCAAGCTTAACTAACTTAAACGCAGGTACAGAAACTTTTGGTGATGCCGATATCGTTTATGGAGGATCAACTGCAAAGTGGAAAAAATTTGGTAATTCTTTAAAATTAAGAATGGCACTTAGAATTGCAGATTACAATAACGCTAAAGCAAGCACAATAGCTTCTGCTGCCGTTTCAGGTGGATTATTTGCATCTAATGATGATAATTTTGCTTTTGCTTTTGAAACAACAAGCCCAAATACAAATTCAATTTGGGTTGACTTAGTACAATCTGGTCGTGATGATTTTTTAGTAGCTGATACCTTTGTAGATTTAATAAGTCCATTAAACGACCCAAGAGCTTCAACTTATTTAGCAGATAACAAAACACCATATATCGGAGCGCCTTACGGTGTAGGAAGTTCTTACACAGACTTTACACATATTGGTGACGCATGGCATCAACCAGACTTAGAAGGAGTACTTTTAAGTTATGATGAAGTTCAATTTTTATTAGCAGAAGCTGTAGAAAGAGGCCTTATAACTGGTAGTGCAGAAACTTATTACAATGCAGCTATTTCTGCTTCAATTATCTATTGGGGAGGAACACAAGCAGAGGCTGACACATATTTAGCACAAGCAACTGTTGCGTATACAACTTCTGGTTCTTCTTGGAAAGAAGTTATTGGTAATCAAAAATACATAGCACTTTACGGAAGAGGATTTGAAGCTTGGAGTTCATGGAGAATATTAGACTACCCTAATACTTTTACTCGTCCTTCAATTTCTAACGAAGCTGTACCAAGAAGATACTTGTATGGAAACGACGATAAAGATCTTAACCCAGATAATTATGCTGCTGCAAGCAGTGCAATGGGAGGTGATAATAAATCTTCTCGCGTATTTTGGGATATTACAGGTGTAGGAAACTAA
- a CDS encoding SusC/RagA family TonB-linked outer membrane protein — translation MQISFAQEKKVSGTVSDSSGTLPGVSVAIKGTNNGTQTDFNGKYSINVKQGDVLSFSYVGYKTIQKTVGNSATIDITMTEDASVLDEIVVTALGIKREKKSLGYTSQEVKGDEVSAIKDVNFANSLSGKVAGIDVSGSGTMGGSTNVVIRGYSSLYGSNQALFVVDGVPISNNNSNSADQRTGGAGYDYGNAAADINPDNIESINILKGGAATALYGSQAANGVIVITTKKGKDTDGSIGVTVNSSITFNKYNADTFATYQDEYGAGYWIGNYHDDFYVKNGENYTLADWNGSYGAAYDSNTLVRQWDSFYPSLDGYGIATPWEAGKNDPSSVFETGTTVFNSVFLDGGSDKGTFKLGYSKASIKGIMPNSEIIRDNVDFSASYKLTEKLTAASSVSFNKTTGKGRYGTGYDSQNFMQTARQWWQTNVDLKDQKAAYLATGENATWNTSYIDEDLHAIYHDNVYWMRDNNYETDVRNRVIGNVNLNYEINDYLNVFARASIDTYSGNQEERINNGSTSLPSSYGIFTESYTQNTYDLQLHFDKDLTEDLNLKAILGTNIQRNHYSYVDAETNGGINIDGLWSLSNSANALEAPGQYEYKSGVDGYFANVSLEYQNFLFLEGSYRLDIASPLPTDDNQYDYYGLSGSFLFSELVESNFMNLGKLRIGYAKTGNAASPLSLYNTFGLNTPVQGQASASLPSTNNNSNLKNEESTETEIGLEMMFAKRRLGFDFSLYNKTSKDLLTPISVTPAIGYTGQWLNAGEIENKGVELSLYGSPIKTEDFEWRVDLNWGKNVSKVIALPADLKNLQLASLQGGVSINATVGDTYGMIRGTNFVFDDNGNKIIDATSGAYAVSQSSDENLGSFQPDWKGGINNSFTYKNFSLSFLIDIKKGGNVFSLDTWYGMATGLYPETAGLNELGNPKRDALTSGNDSGGIVLPGVIQTGTDSDGNATSDGTVNTLRTDMSNFNNALGYKRAPNALHVYDAGFVKLRELSVSYSLSQEQLGNSFFKGATFSLIGRNLWIIDKSLPYADPEAGLSSGNVQGYQSGVYPTTKDYGFSVKLQF, via the coding sequence ATGCAAATATCTTTTGCGCAGGAAAAGAAGGTTTCTGGAACCGTATCAGACTCGTCTGGCACACTACCCGGAGTAAGTGTAGCAATTAAAGGCACAAACAATGGAACTCAAACTGACTTTAACGGAAAGTATTCTATTAATGTAAAACAAGGCGATGTATTAAGTTTTAGCTATGTTGGCTACAAAACTATTCAAAAAACTGTTGGCAATTCCGCAACCATTGATATTACAATGACAGAGGACGCTAGCGTTCTAGATGAAATTGTTGTAACTGCCTTAGGTATTAAAAGAGAGAAAAAATCTTTAGGTTACACCTCTCAAGAAGTTAAAGGAGATGAAGTAAGTGCAATTAAAGACGTAAACTTCGCAAACTCTTTATCAGGTAAAGTTGCCGGTATTGATGTTTCTGGAAGTGGAACAATGGGTGGATCTACAAATGTTGTAATCCGTGGTTATTCTTCTTTATACGGATCTAACCAAGCATTATTTGTAGTAGATGGCGTACCAATTAGTAACAATAACTCAAACTCCGCAGACCAACGAACAGGTGGAGCTGGCTACGATTATGGAAACGCTGCCGCAGACATTAACCCTGATAACATAGAGTCTATAAACATACTAAAAGGTGGTGCCGCAACTGCTCTTTACGGGTCTCAAGCTGCAAATGGAGTTATTGTTATAACAACTAAAAAAGGTAAAGACACTGATGGATCTATTGGAGTTACCGTGAATTCATCAATAACATTTAATAAATATAATGCAGATACTTTTGCAACTTACCAAGATGAATATGGAGCAGGATATTGGATTGGTAATTATCATGACGATTTTTACGTTAAAAATGGAGAAAACTATACATTAGCTGATTGGAATGGATCTTATGGAGCTGCATATGACTCAAATACACTAGTAAGACAATGGGATTCTTTCTATCCTTCATTAGATGGTTACGGAATAGCAACTCCTTGGGAGGCTGGTAAAAACGATCCTTCTTCTGTATTTGAAACAGGAACAACAGTATTTAACAGTGTCTTTTTAGATGGTGGTAGCGATAAAGGTACTTTTAAGCTAGGTTATTCAAAAGCAAGCATTAAAGGAATAATGCCTAATAGTGAAATAATAAGAGATAATGTTGATTTTTCTGCATCATACAAACTTACAGAAAAACTTACGGCAGCATCTAGTGTTTCTTTCAACAAAACAACCGGTAAAGGACGTTATGGAACAGGATATGATTCTCAAAACTTTATGCAAACAGCTAGACAATGGTGGCAAACAAATGTAGATTTAAAAGATCAAAAAGCAGCCTACCTTGCAACTGGAGAGAACGCAACTTGGAATACAAGTTATATTGATGAAGATTTACACGCTATTTACCACGACAACGTTTATTGGATGCGTGACAACAATTATGAAACTGACGTAAGAAATAGAGTTATAGGTAATGTTAATTTAAACTATGAAATTAACGATTATTTAAATGTTTTTGCCAGAGCTTCTATTGACACTTATTCTGGAAACCAAGAAGAGCGTATTAATAATGGTAGTACAAGTCTACCTTCCTCTTACGGTATTTTTACTGAATCATATACACAAAACACCTATGATTTACAGCTACATTTTGACAAAGACCTTACGGAAGACTTAAACTTAAAAGCTATTTTAGGAACAAATATCCAAAGAAATCATTACTCTTATGTAGATGCAGAAACTAACGGTGGAATTAATATTGATGGACTTTGGTCTTTATCAAACTCTGCTAACGCTCTAGAAGCTCCAGGACAATATGAATATAAATCTGGAGTTGATGGATATTTTGCAAATGTATCTTTAGAATATCAAAATTTCTTATTCCTTGAAGGATCTTATAGATTAGACATAGCCTCTCCCCTTCCAACAGATGATAATCAATATGATTATTATGGTTTATCAGGAAGTTTCTTATTCTCTGAACTAGTAGAGTCTAACTTTATGAACTTAGGTAAACTAAGAATTGGATATGCAAAAACAGGTAATGCTGCTTCTCCATTATCACTTTACAACACATTCGGATTAAACACACCTGTACAAGGACAAGCATCTGCTTCTTTACCATCAACAAATAACAACTCTAACCTAAAAAATGAAGAGTCTACTGAAACAGAAATAGGGTTAGAAATGATGTTTGCAAAAAGAAGATTAGGTTTTGACTTCTCTCTATACAATAAAACATCTAAAGATTTACTTACACCAATATCTGTTACTCCTGCTATAGGATATACTGGACAATGGTTAAACGCTGGAGAAATTGAAAATAAAGGTGTTGAATTATCTTTATACGGTTCTCCAATAAAAACAGAAGACTTTGAATGGAGAGTTGATTTAAACTGGGGGAAAAACGTAAGTAAAGTAATAGCACTTCCTGCAGATTTAAAAAACCTTCAATTAGCTAGCTTACAAGGTGGAGTATCTATAAACGCAACAGTAGGAGATACTTACGGTATGATTAGAGGTACTAATTTTGTATTTGACGACAACGGGAATAAAATTATTGACGCAACATCAGGTGCTTATGCAGTAAGTCAAAGTTCAGATGAAAATCTTGGATCTTTTCAACCAGATTGGAAAGGTGGTATAAATAACTCATTTACCTACAAAAACTTCTCTTTAAGCTTTTTAATTGATATTAAAAAAGGAGGTAATGTATTTTCTTTAGATACTTGGTATGGTATGGCTACTGGATTATATCCTGAAACAGCTGGACTTAATGAATTAGGCAACCCAAAAAGGGATGCTTTAACATCTGGTAATGATAGTGGAGGTATTGTTTTACCAGGAGTTATACAAACTGGTACAGATTCAGACGGAAATGCTACCTCTGATGGAACCGTTAATACCTTAAGAACTGACATGAGTAATTTTAATAACGCATTGGGGTATAAAAGAGCACCAAATGCACTTCACGTATACGATGCAGGTTTTGTTAAATTAAGAGAATTATCTGTATCTTACTCTCTATCTCAAGAACAATTAGGTAATTCATTTTTTAAAGGAGCTACTTTTTCTTTAATTGGTAGAAACTTATGGATTATTGACAAAAGTTTACCATACGCAGACCCTGAAGCAGGTTTAAGCTCTGGTAATGTACAAGGTTATCAATCTGGTGTTTATCCAACAACAAAAGATTATGGATTTAGTGTTAAACTTCAATTTTAA
- a CDS encoding ShlB/FhaC/HecB family hemolysin secretion/activation protein — protein sequence MKRKKLHYISLIFILLSSTGTLAQDFSLKLKALKTTDTEILSTINYRKKHKDTILLKIEVNRISEYLKNIGYFTNTVDSIKKTNEEYIAYFNLKNKIDNAIITTNKEYEFYLEKFKTKENTFSIPIEELQKTLLKISKKLDTEGKSFSKMQLKNILIKKNSLFAKLEIIPSKKRIINKIIIKEYEDFPRSYLKNYFNIKHTDIFNQQKILEISDASKNLDFIKEIKTPEVLFTKDSTLLYMYLKKHQNSSFDGIIGFASKEDGELLFNGNLEIQLNNILNTGEKFGLFWNSIGEEKQELKLNTEIPYIFNSRFSPELTFSIYKQDSTFLNSKFDSRISYHINSKIKLALTLNSEKSENLKENLSNNIETFSNYFLGLQLKYSVPKNDFFLSNKFHLDVNPSFGNRKTSKEETSQFKIEATISYLWDLNSRNSIFIKNKTGYLNSDSYLNNELFRIGGANSIRGFNEQSIFTHNYTFVNLEYRYLTSEKSYLYTITDFGKANLNPKNEDLIGLGLGYLFNTNKSQININLSTGKTSQQKIDLNSIKLTINWINYF from the coding sequence TTGAAAAGAAAAAAACTGCATTACATATCCCTAATTTTCATCCTACTCTCTAGCACAGGAACGCTCGCACAAGATTTTTCCTTAAAATTAAAAGCTTTAAAAACAACAGATACAGAAATTTTAAGCACAATTAATTATCGAAAAAAACATAAAGACACAATTTTACTTAAAATAGAAGTTAATAGAATTTCTGAATACTTAAAGAATATAGGTTATTTTACTAATACAGTAGATAGCATAAAAAAAACAAATGAAGAATACATTGCTTATTTTAATCTTAAAAATAAAATAGACAACGCTATTATAACAACAAATAAAGAATATGAGTTTTATTTAGAAAAATTTAAAACAAAAGAAAACACATTCTCCATCCCTATAGAAGAACTACAAAAGACACTATTAAAAATCTCTAAAAAATTAGACACAGAAGGAAAATCCTTTTCTAAAATGCAACTAAAAAACATCCTAATCAAAAAAAATTCCCTATTTGCCAAATTAGAAATAATACCATCTAAGAAAAGAATCATTAATAAAATAATCATTAAAGAGTATGAAGACTTCCCTAGGTCATATTTAAAAAACTACTTCAACATAAAACATACAGACATATTTAATCAACAAAAAATTTTAGAAATATCTGACGCTTCTAAAAATTTAGATTTCATAAAAGAAATTAAAACTCCAGAAGTTTTATTCACAAAAGACTCTACATTATTATATATGTATTTAAAAAAACATCAAAACAGCAGTTTTGATGGAATTATAGGTTTTGCCTCAAAAGAAGATGGAGAATTATTGTTTAACGGAAATTTAGAAATACAACTAAACAACATTCTAAATACAGGGGAAAAATTTGGTTTATTTTGGAATAGTATAGGTGAAGAAAAACAAGAATTAAAATTAAACACAGAAATACCCTACATTTTTAACTCTAGATTTAGCCCAGAATTAACTTTCTCTATCTACAAACAAGATTCTACATTTCTAAACTCGAAATTTGATTCTCGCATTTCCTACCACATCAATTCTAAAATTAAACTTGCCCTCACACTAAATTCTGAAAAATCAGAAAACCTAAAAGAAAACTTATCCAACAACATAGAAACCTTTAGTAATTACTTTTTAGGCTTACAATTAAAATACAGTGTCCCTAAAAATGACTTTTTTTTGAGTAATAAATTTCACTTAGACGTAAATCCTAGTTTCGGAAACAGGAAAACATCAAAAGAAGAAACAAGCCAATTTAAAATCGAAGCTACAATTTCTTATTTATGGGATTTAAACTCACGCAACAGTATTTTTATCAAAAACAAAACAGGTTATTTAAATTCTGATTCTTACCTTAACAATGAACTTTTTAGAATTGGAGGAGCAAACTCTATAAGAGGCTTTAATGAACAAAGTATATTTACACACAACTACACATTTGTAAATCTAGAATACAGATACCTAACATCAGAGAAATCTTATTTATACACCATCACAGACTTCGGAAAAGCAAACTTAAATCCTAAAAACGAAGATCTAATAGGATTAGGCTTAGGATATTTATTTAATACAAACAAATCACAAATAAATATAAATCTTTCTACAGGAAAAACTAGCCAACAAAAAATAGACCTTAACAGCATAAAACTAACAATAAACTGGATAAATTATTTTTAA
- the rpsL gene encoding 30S ribosomal protein S12: protein MPTIQQLVRKGRTKITKKSKSAALSSCPQRRGVCTRVYTTTPKKPNSAMRKVARVRLTNGNEINAYIPGEGHNLQEHSIVLVRGGRVKDLPGVKYHVVRGALDTAGVEGRTQRRSKYGAKRPKK, encoded by the coding sequence ATGCCAACTATTCAACAATTAGTTCGTAAAGGAAGAACCAAAATAACTAAGAAGAGTAAATCGGCTGCTTTGTCGTCTTGTCCTCAAAGACGTGGAGTGTGTACTCGTGTTTATACTACAACACCAAAGAAACCTAATTCAGCAATGCGTAAAGTTGCCAGAGTTAGATTGACAAATGGTAATGAGATAAACGCATACATCCCAGGTGAAGGACATAACTTACAAGAGCACTCGATAGTATTAGTTAGAGGTGGAAGGGTAAAAGATTTACCAGGTGTTAAATATCACGTAGTACGTGGTGCATTAGATACAGCGGGAGTTGAGGGTAGAACCCAAAGACGTTCAAAGTATGGTGCAAAACGCCCAAAGAAGTAA
- the rpsG gene encoding 30S ribosomal protein S7 produces MRKRAAKKRVLLPDPKFNDQLVTRFVNNLMWSGKKSVAFKVFYDALELVEERKGEGEEKSALEIWKDGLSNVMPHVEVRSRRVGGATFQIPMQIRPDRKVSMAIKWMILYTRKRNEKTMAQRLAAEILAAAKEEGAAVKKRTDTHKMAEANKAFSHFRF; encoded by the coding sequence ATGAGAAAAAGAGCAGCAAAAAAAAGAGTCTTATTACCGGATCCTAAATTTAATGATCAGTTAGTAACACGTTTTGTGAATAACTTAATGTGGAGCGGTAAGAAGTCTGTAGCGTTTAAAGTGTTTTATGACGCTTTAGAGCTAGTAGAAGAAAGAAAAGGAGAAGGCGAAGAGAAGTCGGCTTTAGAAATTTGGAAAGATGGTTTATCTAATGTTATGCCTCACGTAGAAGTAAGATCTCGTCGTGTTGGTGGTGCAACATTCCAAATACCAATGCAAATTAGACCAGACCGTAAGGTTTCTATGGCTATTAAATGGATGATTTTATATACTCGTAAGAGAAATGAGAAAACCATGGCACAGCGTTTAGCAGCAGAAATTTTAGCAGCAGCTAAAGAAGAAGGTGCAGCGGTAAAAAAACGTACTGATACTCACAAAATGGCAGAGGCTAATAAAGCTTTCTCTCACTTCAGATTTTAA